In the genome of Girardinichthys multiradiatus isolate DD_20200921_A chromosome 7, DD_fGirMul_XY1, whole genome shotgun sequence, one region contains:
- the dgkh gene encoding diacylglycerol kinase eta isoform X5, with translation MEDWISSLKSVQSREHYETAQFNVEHFSGMHNWYACSHARPTFCNVCKDSLSGVTSHGLSCEVCKFKAHKRCAVRATNNCKWTTLASIGKDIIEDEDGIAMPHQWLEGNLPVSAKCAVCDKTCGSVLRLQDWRCLWCKAMVHTACMDLYPRKCPLGQCKVSIIPPTALNSIDSDGFWKATCPPSCASPLLVFVNSKSGDNQGVKFLRRFKQLLNPAQVFDLVNGGPHLGLRLFQKFDNFRILVCGGDGSVGWVLSEIDKLNLHKQCQLGVLPLGTGNDLARVLGWGPSCDDDTQLPQILEKLERASTKMLDRWSIMTYEIKIPPKHSCPTTPEGADNCQFHISAYEDSVATHITKILDSEQHSVVISSAKILCETVKDFIAKVGKAYEKSTENVDECDSMSLKCAILNEKLDSLLQTLNAECQSLLPLPHCTPPIVEEEQEEEEEEEEEEASEESLTELKGKLEEEETEKGGGGGGSPRQLFKSREQLMLRANSLKRAVRQIIEQAMRVVDEQNAHMDDTELPSPLEFRKDSEDEIRDSEKDEDTKELEAMSSAKSPYSPMERRVSRSTQSYGPFTITPFTTSKENLPVLNTRIICPGLRAGLAASIAGSSIISKMLLANIDPFGATPFIDPDLDSLEGYMEKCVMNNYFGIGLDAKISLEFNNKREEHPEKCRSRTKNMMWYGVLGTKELLQRTYKNLEQKVQLECDGQYIPLPSLQGIAVLNIPSYAGGTNFWGGTKEDDIFCAPSFDDKILEVVAVFGSMQMAVSRVIKLQHHRIAQCRTVKITILGDEGVPIQVDGEAWIQPPGVIKIQHKNRAQMLTRDRAFENTLKSWEDKLKYDKPPLRPHLYPQQSVDLATEEENALMQMCARSAEELITRICEAAKTNGLLEQELAHAVNAASHAINKMHPKFPESLTRNTAIEVASTVKALYNETESLLLGRVSLQLDPPEEEQLSSALQSLDVELGKLGEIPWLYHILQPNDEEDQSLGYGKRNSRSSVFRIVPKFKKEKAAKKMSPQSGSGDIESGSYEENSPGN, from the exons ATGGAGGACTGGATCAGTTCACTCAAGTCCGTCCAGTCCAGAGAGCATTACGAG ACGGCACAGTTTAATGTGGAACATTTCTCAGGGATGCACAACTGGTACGCCTGTTCCCATGCAAGGCCCACCTTTTGCAACGTCTGTAAAGATAGCTTGTCTGGGGTCACGTCACATGGCCTCTCCTGCGAAG TGTGCAAATTCAAAGCCCACAAACGCTGTGCTGTAAGAGCCACTAACAACTGTAAATGGACGACCTTGGCCTCCATAGGGAAGGATATAATTGAAGATGAGGATGGG ATTGCCATGCCTCATCAGTGGTTAGAAGGCAACCTGCCTGTCAGTGCCAAATGTGCCGTGTGTGATAAGACATGTGGCAGCGTACTAAGGCTGCAGGACTGGCGCTGCCTCTGGTGCAAAGCAATG GTGCATACAGCCTGTATGGACCTGTACCCCCGCAAGTGTCCTCTAGGTCAATGCAAAGTCTCCATCATTCCCCCCACAGCGCTCAACAGCATCGACTCAGATG GCTTTTGGAAGGCCACCTGCCCTCCATCATGCGCCAGTCCCCTCCTGGTCTTCGTCAACTCTAAAAGCGGCGACAACCAGGGGGTGAAATTCCTTCGACGCTTCAAGCAGCTCCTCAACCCGGCGCAGGTCTTCGACCTGGTCAATGGTGGTCCACACCTTGG TTTGCGTCTGTTTCAGAAGTTTGACAACTTCCGGATCCTGGTGTGTGGAGGGGATGGAAGTGTGGGATGGGTCCTTTCAGAGATCGACAAACTCAACCTACACAAACAG TGCCAGCTGGGAGTGTTGCCCCTAGGCACTGGCAACGATCTAGCCCGGGTACTGGGCTGGGGCCCTTCGTGCGACGACGACACCCAGCTTCCCCAGATCCTGGAGAAACTAGAGCGGGCCAGCACCAAGATGCTGGACCGTTGGAGCATCATGACCTATGAGATTAAGATCCCACCCAAACACAGCTGCCCCACCACGCCTGAGGGAGCCGACAACTGCCAG TTTCACATTTCAGCCTATGAAGACTCAGTGGCCACTCACATCACAAAGATTCTTGACTCAGAGCAGCACTCTGTGGTCATCTCCTCTGCCAA GATCCTTTGTGAAACTGTGAAGGATTTTATTGCCAAAGTGGGGAAAGCGTATGAAAAAAGCACAGAGAATGTTGACGAGTGCGACTCTATGTCTCTCAAA TGTGCCATTCTGAACGAGAAGCTGGACTCCCTCCTGCAGACCCTTAACGCAGAATGCCAGTCTCTGCTTCCGCTTCCCCACTGCACCCCTCCGATTGTAGAAGAagaacaggaggaggaggaggaggaagaggaagaggaggccaGTGAGGAGAGCCTGACGGAGCTCAAGGGAAAGTTGGAGGAGGAGGAAACGGAGAAAGGAGGGGGAGGTGGAGGATCCCCACGGCAGCTGTTTAAAAGCAGGGAGCAGCTAATGCTCAGGGCCAACAGTCTGAAGAGGGCAGTCCGACAGATCATAGAGCAGGCTATGAGAG TGGTGGATGAGCAGAATGCCCACATGGATGACACAGAGCTGCCATCGCCCCTGGAGTTCAGGAAGGACAGTGAGGATGAGATCAGAGACAGTGAGAAAGACGAAGACACCAAGGAACTGGAAGCAATGTCGT CTGCAAAGAGTCCCTATTCTCCAATGGAGAGGAGGGTCAGCCGTAGCACCCAGTCTTATGGCCCCTTCACCATCACCCCCTTCACCACCAGCAAGGAGAACCTCCCTGTGCTCAACACACGCATCATCTGCCCTG gcCTGCGAGCAGGGCTGGCCGCTTCCATCGCTGGCAGCTCCATCATTAGCAAGATGCTCCTGGCTAACATCGACCCATTCGGTGCAACACCCTTCATCGACCCCGACCTCGACTCGCT AGAGGGTTATATGGAGAAGTGTGTCATGAACAACTACTTTGGCATCGGCCTGGATGCCAAAATCTCACTGGAGTTCAACAACAAGCGAGAGGAGCATCCAGAGAAATGCAG GAGTCGTACGAAGAACATGATGTGGTATGGTGTTTTGGGCACTAAAGAGCTGCTGCAAAGAACCTACAAGAACCTGGAGCAAAAAGTCCAGCTAGAG TGTGATGGCCAGTACATCCCTCTGCCCAGCCTTCAGGGGATTGCTGTGTTGAACATTCCCAGCTATGCAGGCGGAACTAACTTCTGGGGCGGCACCAAAGAGGATGAT ATCTTCTGTGCTCCATCATTTGATGATAAGATCCTGGAGGTCGTGGCTGTGTTTGGGAGCATGCAGATGGCTGTATCCAGAGTCATCAAGCTCCAACATCACCGCATCGCCCAG TGTCGAACAGTGAAGATAACCATTCTGGGAGATGAGGGTGTTCCCATTCAGGTGGACGGTGAGGCCTGGATCCAGCCACCTGGAGTAATCAAGATCCAGCACAAGAACAGAGCACAGATGCTCACAAGAGACCGG GCGTTTGAGAACACATTGAAGTCATGGGAGGACAAACTGAAGTACGATAAGCCTCCCTTACGGCCTCACCTCTACCCTCAGCAGTCTGTGGATCTGGCCACAGAGGAGGAGAATGCCCTGATGCAGATGTGTGCCCGGTCTGCTGAAGAGCTTATCACAAG GATATGTGAAGCCGCCAAAACCAACGGGCTTCTGGAGCAGGAGTTGGCCCATGCTGTTAATGCTGCATCTCATGCCATCAACAAAATGCACCCGAAATTCCCAGAG AGCTTGACGAGGAACACTGCTATTGAGGTGGCGAGCACTGTCAAGGCGCTCTACAATGAGACTGAGTCTCTGCTGTTGGGACGAGTCTCTTTG caacTGGACCCACCAGAGGAGGAGCAGCTGTCCAGTGCTTTGCAGAGCCTGGATGTTGAACTGGGCAAACTCGGAGAAATCCCCTGGCTCTACCACATATTGCAGCCCAACGATGAGGAG GACCAATCTCTGGGTTACGGCAAGAGGAACAGTCGCAGCAGCGTGTTTCGCATAGTGCCCAAGTTCAAGAAGGAGAAGGCCGCCAAGAAGATGAGCCCTCAGTCAG
- the dgkh gene encoding diacylglycerol kinase eta isoform X4 produces MLFSETSIKEGLLLKQTSSFQRWKKRYFKLRGRTLYYAKDAKSLIFDEVDLSDASVAESSTKNVNNSFTVITPFRRLILCAENRKEMEDWISSLKSVQSREHYETAQFNVEHFSGMHNWYACSHARPTFCNVCKDSLSGVTSHGLSCEVCKFKAHKRCAVRATNNCKWTTLASIGKDIIEDEDGIAMPHQWLEGNLPVSAKCAVCDKTCGSVLRLQDWRCLWCKAMVHTACMDLYPRKCPLGQCKVSIIPPTALNSIDSDGFWKATCPPSCASPLLVFVNSKSGDNQGVKFLRRFKQLLNPAQVFDLVNGGPHLGLRLFQKFDNFRILVCGGDGSVGWVLSEIDKLNLHKQCQLGVLPLGTGNDLARVLGWGPSCDDDTQLPQILEKLERASTKMLDRWSIMTYEIKIPPKHSCPTTPEGADNCQFHISAYEDSVATHITKILDSEQHSVVISSAKILCETVKDFIAKVGKAYEKSTENVDECDSMSLKCAILNEKLDSLLQTLNAECQSLLPLPHCTPPIVEEEQEEEEEEEEEEASEESLTELKGKLEEEETEKGGGGGGSPRQLFKSREQLMLRANSLKRAVRQIIEQAMRVVDEQNAHMDDTELPSPLEFRKDSEDEIRDSEKDEDTKELEAMSSAKSPYSPMERRVSRSTQSYGPFTITPFTTSKENLPVLNTRIICPGLRAGLAASIAGSSIISKMLLANIDPFGATPFIDPDLDSLEGYMEKCVMNNYFGIGLDAKISLEFNNKREEHPEKCRSRTKNMMWYGVLGTKELLQRTYKNLEQKVQLECDGQYIPLPSLQGIAVLNIPSYAGGTNFWGGTKEDDIFCAPSFDDKILEVVAVFGSMQMAVSRVIKLQHHRIAQCRTVKITILGDEGVPIQVDGEAWIQPPGVIKIQHKNRAQMLTRDRAFENTLKSWEDKLKYDKPPLRPHLYPQQSVDLATEEENALMQMCARSAEELITRICEAAKTNGLLEQELAHAVNAASHAINKMHPKFPESLTRNTAIEVASTVKALYNETESLLLGRVSLQLDPPEEEQLSSALQSLDVELGKLGEIPWLYHILQPNDEEDQSLGYGKRNSRSSVFRIVPKFKKEKAAKKMSPQSGSGDIESGSYEENSPGN; encoded by the exons GTGATCACCCCGTTCCGTAGGCTCATCCTCTGCGCCGAGAACAGAAAAGAGATGGAGGACTGGATCAGTTCACTCAAGTCCGTCCAGTCCAGAGAGCATTACGAG ACGGCACAGTTTAATGTGGAACATTTCTCAGGGATGCACAACTGGTACGCCTGTTCCCATGCAAGGCCCACCTTTTGCAACGTCTGTAAAGATAGCTTGTCTGGGGTCACGTCACATGGCCTCTCCTGCGAAG TGTGCAAATTCAAAGCCCACAAACGCTGTGCTGTAAGAGCCACTAACAACTGTAAATGGACGACCTTGGCCTCCATAGGGAAGGATATAATTGAAGATGAGGATGGG ATTGCCATGCCTCATCAGTGGTTAGAAGGCAACCTGCCTGTCAGTGCCAAATGTGCCGTGTGTGATAAGACATGTGGCAGCGTACTAAGGCTGCAGGACTGGCGCTGCCTCTGGTGCAAAGCAATG GTGCATACAGCCTGTATGGACCTGTACCCCCGCAAGTGTCCTCTAGGTCAATGCAAAGTCTCCATCATTCCCCCCACAGCGCTCAACAGCATCGACTCAGATG GCTTTTGGAAGGCCACCTGCCCTCCATCATGCGCCAGTCCCCTCCTGGTCTTCGTCAACTCTAAAAGCGGCGACAACCAGGGGGTGAAATTCCTTCGACGCTTCAAGCAGCTCCTCAACCCGGCGCAGGTCTTCGACCTGGTCAATGGTGGTCCACACCTTGG TTTGCGTCTGTTTCAGAAGTTTGACAACTTCCGGATCCTGGTGTGTGGAGGGGATGGAAGTGTGGGATGGGTCCTTTCAGAGATCGACAAACTCAACCTACACAAACAG TGCCAGCTGGGAGTGTTGCCCCTAGGCACTGGCAACGATCTAGCCCGGGTACTGGGCTGGGGCCCTTCGTGCGACGACGACACCCAGCTTCCCCAGATCCTGGAGAAACTAGAGCGGGCCAGCACCAAGATGCTGGACCGTTGGAGCATCATGACCTATGAGATTAAGATCCCACCCAAACACAGCTGCCCCACCACGCCTGAGGGAGCCGACAACTGCCAG TTTCACATTTCAGCCTATGAAGACTCAGTGGCCACTCACATCACAAAGATTCTTGACTCAGAGCAGCACTCTGTGGTCATCTCCTCTGCCAA GATCCTTTGTGAAACTGTGAAGGATTTTATTGCCAAAGTGGGGAAAGCGTATGAAAAAAGCACAGAGAATGTTGACGAGTGCGACTCTATGTCTCTCAAA TGTGCCATTCTGAACGAGAAGCTGGACTCCCTCCTGCAGACCCTTAACGCAGAATGCCAGTCTCTGCTTCCGCTTCCCCACTGCACCCCTCCGATTGTAGAAGAagaacaggaggaggaggaggaggaagaggaagaggaggccaGTGAGGAGAGCCTGACGGAGCTCAAGGGAAAGTTGGAGGAGGAGGAAACGGAGAAAGGAGGGGGAGGTGGAGGATCCCCACGGCAGCTGTTTAAAAGCAGGGAGCAGCTAATGCTCAGGGCCAACAGTCTGAAGAGGGCAGTCCGACAGATCATAGAGCAGGCTATGAGAG TGGTGGATGAGCAGAATGCCCACATGGATGACACAGAGCTGCCATCGCCCCTGGAGTTCAGGAAGGACAGTGAGGATGAGATCAGAGACAGTGAGAAAGACGAAGACACCAAGGAACTGGAAGCAATGTCGT CTGCAAAGAGTCCCTATTCTCCAATGGAGAGGAGGGTCAGCCGTAGCACCCAGTCTTATGGCCCCTTCACCATCACCCCCTTCACCACCAGCAAGGAGAACCTCCCTGTGCTCAACACACGCATCATCTGCCCTG gcCTGCGAGCAGGGCTGGCCGCTTCCATCGCTGGCAGCTCCATCATTAGCAAGATGCTCCTGGCTAACATCGACCCATTCGGTGCAACACCCTTCATCGACCCCGACCTCGACTCGCT AGAGGGTTATATGGAGAAGTGTGTCATGAACAACTACTTTGGCATCGGCCTGGATGCCAAAATCTCACTGGAGTTCAACAACAAGCGAGAGGAGCATCCAGAGAAATGCAG GAGTCGTACGAAGAACATGATGTGGTATGGTGTTTTGGGCACTAAAGAGCTGCTGCAAAGAACCTACAAGAACCTGGAGCAAAAAGTCCAGCTAGAG TGTGATGGCCAGTACATCCCTCTGCCCAGCCTTCAGGGGATTGCTGTGTTGAACATTCCCAGCTATGCAGGCGGAACTAACTTCTGGGGCGGCACCAAAGAGGATGAT ATCTTCTGTGCTCCATCATTTGATGATAAGATCCTGGAGGTCGTGGCTGTGTTTGGGAGCATGCAGATGGCTGTATCCAGAGTCATCAAGCTCCAACATCACCGCATCGCCCAG TGTCGAACAGTGAAGATAACCATTCTGGGAGATGAGGGTGTTCCCATTCAGGTGGACGGTGAGGCCTGGATCCAGCCACCTGGAGTAATCAAGATCCAGCACAAGAACAGAGCACAGATGCTCACAAGAGACCGG GCGTTTGAGAACACATTGAAGTCATGGGAGGACAAACTGAAGTACGATAAGCCTCCCTTACGGCCTCACCTCTACCCTCAGCAGTCTGTGGATCTGGCCACAGAGGAGGAGAATGCCCTGATGCAGATGTGTGCCCGGTCTGCTGAAGAGCTTATCACAAG GATATGTGAAGCCGCCAAAACCAACGGGCTTCTGGAGCAGGAGTTGGCCCATGCTGTTAATGCTGCATCTCATGCCATCAACAAAATGCACCCGAAATTCCCAGAG AGCTTGACGAGGAACACTGCTATTGAGGTGGCGAGCACTGTCAAGGCGCTCTACAATGAGACTGAGTCTCTGCTGTTGGGACGAGTCTCTTTG caacTGGACCCACCAGAGGAGGAGCAGCTGTCCAGTGCTTTGCAGAGCCTGGATGTTGAACTGGGCAAACTCGGAGAAATCCCCTGGCTCTACCACATATTGCAGCCCAACGATGAGGAG GACCAATCTCTGGGTTACGGCAAGAGGAACAGTCGCAGCAGCGTGTTTCGCATAGTGCCCAAGTTCAAGAAGGAGAAGGCCGCCAAGAAGATGAGCCCTCAGTCAG